Genomic DNA from Coleofasciculaceae cyanobacterium:
TACCAACCCTCGGTATAGTGCGCAAGAGCTTTGTTGTAGACCAAACGCACGCAACCCATTGTCCGTCGCAAAAGATTTTCTTGCGCTTGTGTCGGGTAAAAGCGGAACTTGTAAGCACGTTCACTCATGCTTCACATTATACCGCATTTAATGTAAACAACTTAATTAGAGGCGCGCATTCATCTCTTGGCTGTCATCTGGGGTTTCCCCCGAGAGATGCGGGGCAAGCCCAGATGTTTGAA
This window encodes:
- a CDS encoding helix-turn-helix domain-containing protein — its product is MSERAYKFRFYPTQAQENLLRRTMGCVRLVYNKALAHYTEGW